The following proteins are co-located in the Phyllostomus discolor isolate MPI-MPIP mPhyDis1 chromosome 1, mPhyDis1.pri.v3, whole genome shotgun sequence genome:
- the C1H4orf36 gene encoding uncharacterized protein C4orf36 homolog — MAYGLPRKNSVKTVLRGSYQVEQPWDLAQLTEIWYTNLAKIKFPFLQEITFGSPVHLKRCKIRKDGLLPTAEDIKLERESEAKHLNNLKHQENIAEEMQFSLRGKQGGLRRPLPPK, encoded by the exons ATGGCTTACGGCTTGCCAAGGAAGAACTCAGTGAAAACCGTTCTGAGGGGCAGTTATCAAGT AGAGCAACCGTGGGATCTTGCACAGCTTACGGAGATCTGGTACACCAACCTGGCCAAAATCAAGTTCCCATTCTTGCAAGAAATTACATTTGGTAGTCCTGTACACCTCAAAAGGTGTAAAATCAGAAAGGATGGTCTGCTTCCTACTGCAGAAG acatcaAACTGGAAAGGGAAAGTGAAGCAAAACACCTGAATAATCTGAAACATCAGGAAAATATAGCTGAGGAAATGCAATTTTCCCTAAGGGGGAAGCAAGGTGGTTTGAGAAGACCTCTTCCACCTAAGTGA